A window of Argopecten irradians isolate NY chromosome 14, Ai_NY, whole genome shotgun sequence contains these coding sequences:
- the LOC138307015 gene encoding probable G-protein coupled receptor 139 translates to MADRNISISTVWSNESATINNATNKDGDVFSELEFYFHGIIWPVASSLGLIGNGLSSIILIQLSKSSFYLYLAMLALSDVAALAFGLSVFLNEVTSEVPLQIICSPIEACLRTFSHLSSWITVLVTVDRYIAVCHSFKVQQYCTRKRALISTGVAFLVLIVINFPIVCLEWDDSYTSCMVPEFANDYCFKYGFYTDISVYVLIPTCLISVLNIFIIRSIYHSASRRQDMVAGNVTNVPATTNIKHATMKTVTILFTVSAFFILCFLPFLAISLFAIFKNENWDGVQKLIPIPFFMSYIGVTVNHSFNFVLYGLSGKMFRKRCIEGFSFWRCFRR, encoded by the coding sequence ATGGCGGATAGGAATATCAGCATTTCAACAGTATGGTCTAATGAAAGTGCCACAATCAACAATGCTACTAACAAAGACGGCGATGTATTCAGTGAGCTGGAGTTTTACTTCCATGGGATTATCTGGCCAGTTGCATCCTCCCTGGGTCTCATAGGCAACGGCTTATCATCAATAATACTGATTCAGCTGTCGAAGAGCTCGTTCTATCTTTACCTAGCCATGCTTGCACTTTCAGATGTGGCAGCTTTGGCTTTCGGGTTGTCTGTATTCCTGAATGAGGTGACGTCTGAGGTCCCCCTACAAATCATCTGCTCACCAATTGAGGCATGTTTACGAACATTTTCTCATTTATCCTCCTGGATAACGGTGTTAGTGACAGTCGATCGCTACATCGCTGTTTGTCATTCGTTTAAAGTCCAACAGTACTGCACTAGAAAACGCGCGCTGATATCCACCGGCGTTGCGTTTCTGGTTTTAATCGTCATCAATTTCCCCATCGTATGCCTCGAATGGGACGACTCTTACACATCATGTATGGTACCCGAGTTTGCCAACGATTACTGCTTCAAATATGGCTTCTACACTGATATATCGGTTTATGTTCTCATTCCAACCTGCTTGATAAGTGTACTGAACATCTTCATTATCAGGTCTATCTATCACTCAGCCAGCAGACGACAAGATATGGTGGCGGGAAATGTAACCAACGTTCCGGCGACAACCAATATAAAGCACGCAACGATGAAAACAGTCACCATATTGTTCACAGTCTCTGCTTTCTTCATCCTCTGTTTCCTGCCATTCTTAGCCATATCGTTGTTCGCAATCTTCAAGAACGAAAACTGGGACGGCGTCCAGAAGCTGATACCGATTCCCTTTTTTATGTCATATATCGGAGTGACAGTGAACCACTCTTTCAATTTCGTATTGTATGGTCTGTCTGGTAAAATGTTTCGAAAAAGGTGCATTGAAGGATTTTCCTTCTGGCGTTGTTTTCGTAGGTAG